A portion of the Aquicoccus sp. G2-2 genome contains these proteins:
- a CDS encoding DUF1153 domain-containing protein yields MYLKKVDGPRAVTLPDGRVLTRADLPPGDTVRWVASRKAAVVRGVIYGLIEQTEALQVYGISEDEFLEWVRAVSDHGEIGLKATFLQKNIQP; encoded by the coding sequence ATGTATCTCAAGAAAGTGGACGGGCCTCGGGCGGTCACGCTGCCGGATGGCCGGGTGTTGACGCGGGCCGATTTGCCGCCGGGCGATACGGTGCGATGGGTTGCCAGCCGCAAGGCGGCAGTGGTGCGCGGCGTGATTTACGGGCTGATCGAACAGACCGAGGCATTACAGGTTTACGGGATCAGCGAAGATGAATTCCTTGAATGGGTGCGGGCGGTTAGCGATCATGGTGAAATTGGATTGAAAGCCACGTTTTTACAAAAAAATATACAACCATAA